The following are encoded in a window of Bradyrhizobium guangdongense genomic DNA:
- a CDS encoding SRPBCC family protein has product MSAAALKAETKDIVIDEVLPHAPETVWKVLTSAQLIARWLMKPTGFEAVEGKAFTFQTTPGGNWDGVIHCRVLEVVTNRRLAYAWKGGDARNTGYGAPLDTVVTWSLAPVEAGTRVQLVHAGFVLPRNETAYTGMSGGWKKVIRQLDEISGENG; this is encoded by the coding sequence GTGAGCGCTGCTGCGTTGAAAGCCGAGACCAAGGACATCGTCATCGACGAGGTGCTCCCTCATGCGCCGGAGACGGTCTGGAAAGTGCTGACCAGCGCGCAGCTGATCGCACGATGGCTGATGAAGCCGACCGGTTTCGAAGCCGTCGAAGGCAAGGCCTTCACGTTCCAGACCACGCCGGGTGGCAACTGGGATGGCGTCATTCATTGCCGCGTTCTTGAGGTCGTTACGAACCGGCGACTCGCTTACGCCTGGAAAGGCGGCGATGCGCGCAATACCGGATATGGCGCGCCGCTCGACACCGTCGTGACCTGGTCCCTCGCCCCCGTCGAAGCCGGCACGCGCGTCCAGCTGGTTCATGCCGGCTTCGTGCTGCCGAGGAACGAGACCGCCTACACCGGCATGAGCGGCGGCTGGAAGAAGGTCATCCGGCAGCTCGACGAGATCAGCGGCGAAAACGGTTAA
- a CDS encoding ArsR/SmtB family transcription factor → MIETAPHPVTSVMRALADPTRRAVFERVFDSKEISVAELTRGSGVTQGAISQHLKSLKQAGLVAERAEGRNVYYRAAPQGLEPLVTWMDHYGVFWRERFQNLRDLLKEIDP, encoded by the coding sequence ATGATCGAAACTGCTCCACATCCCGTCACTTCCGTGATGCGCGCCCTCGCCGACCCGACCCGCCGCGCCGTGTTCGAGCGCGTGTTCGACAGCAAGGAAATCAGTGTCGCCGAGCTGACGCGCGGCAGCGGCGTGACGCAGGGCGCCATCTCGCAACATTTGAAATCGTTGAAGCAGGCAGGCCTGGTTGCCGAGCGCGCCGAGGGCCGCAACGTCTATTACCGCGCCGCCCCGCAAGGACTCGAACCGCTGGTCACCTGGATGGACCATTACGGCGTGTTCTGGCGGGAGCGCTTCCAGAATCTGCGTGACCTCTTGAAGGAGATCGATCCGTGA
- a CDS encoding TetR/AcrR family transcriptional regulator, translating to MTKKPTMATAARAAGQKPALGGKAAPVSNRAMRAAQRRAAIVEAAMEEFIARGFAATRLDDIAKRAGVAKGTIYLHFKDKESMFEELVRIVIVPVVARLDALPPSTGSVRDLIEMFAGNFINEVIGTRRGDLVRLIVAEGPRFPAVADFYYREVVSRGMAGMRALIELGIARGEIQQKNLARYPQILVAPAIIAVIWQSLFARHAPLDAKDMLRVHLDLIFGERRTT from the coding sequence ATGACGAAGAAGCCCACCATGGCGACTGCCGCCAGGGCGGCAGGTCAGAAGCCAGCGCTTGGCGGGAAGGCCGCTCCGGTATCAAACCGCGCGATGCGCGCCGCGCAGCGGCGCGCCGCAATCGTGGAGGCGGCGATGGAGGAATTCATCGCACGCGGCTTTGCGGCGACGCGGCTCGACGACATCGCCAAGCGCGCAGGCGTTGCGAAGGGCACGATCTACCTGCACTTCAAGGACAAGGAATCCATGTTCGAGGAGCTGGTGCGCATCGTGATCGTGCCGGTGGTGGCGCGGCTCGACGCGTTGCCGCCGTCGACGGGCTCCGTGCGCGATCTCATCGAAATGTTTGCGGGCAACTTCATCAACGAGGTGATCGGCACACGGCGCGGCGATCTTGTCCGCTTGATCGTGGCTGAGGGGCCGCGCTTTCCGGCGGTGGCCGACTTTTACTACCGCGAGGTTGTCTCACGCGGGATGGCCGGCATGCGCGCGCTGATCGAACTCGGCATTGCCCGCGGCGAGATCCAGCAGAAGAATCTCGCACGCTATCCGCAGATCCTGGTCGCGCCGGCGATCATCGCGGTGATCTGGCAGAGCCTGTTTGCGCGGCATGCGCCGCTCGACGCTAAAGACATGCTGCGCGTCCATCTTGATTTGATTTTTGGCGAACGGAGGACGACATGA
- a CDS encoding HlyD family secretion protein, translated as MTSSQRIVGIILAAALATGLAGCKEKRDPGFQGWVEADMIFVSPDEAGRVTKLNVREGDEVKVGEALYSVDDDLQLADLNQNKATLANAQQTYDRAASLSKTGAGTQANLDSAVSALRVAEARVATSETRLARRKGFAPVAGTIQQIYFREGEMVAAQRPVLSIMPPGNMKLRFFVPETELPKLSIGDEVRVACDNCAADLTAKIYFIATSAEYTPPVIYSLEERNKLVYLIQARPSRPDALRVGQPIDVYLNPKTPVADKR; from the coding sequence ATGACGTCGTCGCAAAGGATAGTTGGAATCATCTTGGCCGCCGCGCTTGCTACCGGCCTTGCCGGTTGCAAGGAGAAGCGCGACCCCGGTTTTCAGGGCTGGGTCGAGGCCGACATGATCTTCGTCAGTCCGGACGAAGCCGGCCGGGTCACCAAGCTCAACGTCCGCGAGGGCGACGAAGTCAAGGTCGGCGAAGCGCTCTATTCCGTCGATGACGATCTCCAGCTCGCCGATCTCAACCAGAACAAGGCGACGCTGGCGAATGCACAACAGACCTATGATCGTGCGGCTTCGCTGAGCAAGACGGGCGCCGGCACCCAGGCCAATCTCGATTCCGCTGTCTCGGCCTTGCGTGTTGCCGAAGCGCGGGTGGCGACCTCGGAGACTCGGCTGGCGCGGCGCAAGGGCTTTGCGCCGGTCGCCGGCACCATCCAGCAGATCTATTTCCGCGAAGGCGAGATGGTCGCGGCGCAGCGGCCGGTGCTCTCGATCATGCCGCCCGGCAACATGAAGCTGCGCTTCTTCGTGCCGGAAACGGAGCTCCCGAAACTCTCGATCGGCGACGAGGTGCGGGTCGCCTGCGACAATTGCGCGGCCGATCTCACCGCAAAGATCTATTTCATCGCAACCTCGGCCGAATACACCCCGCCGGTCATCTACAGCCTCGAAGAGCGCAACAAGCTCGTCTATCTCATTCAGGCGCGGCCGTCGCGGCCCGATGCCTTGCGGGTGGGGCAGCCGATCGATGTCTACCTCAATCCAAAGACACCGGTGGCGGACAAGCGATGA
- a CDS encoding ABC transporter ATP-binding protein: MNAGNDIAIDVKGLSKSFGGREVVHDLSMQVKRGSIYGFLGPNGSGKTTTIRILCGLLTPDSGEGTCLGYDILRDAENIKRQVGYMTQRFSLYQDLSVRENLEFVARLYGLADARGAAREMIKRLGLSGREEQLAGELSGGWKQRLALGACTLPNPKLLLLDEPTAGVDPKARRDFWNEIHALAADGLTVLVSTHYMDEAERCHEIAYIAYGHLLARGTVDEVIAKSALTTYTVTGELGGLAAELDHKPGVDMVAPFGTSLHVSGRDAAALEASIAPWREKNGLHWQKSHPSLEDVFIELMNRSKDNFQ, from the coding sequence ATGAACGCCGGCAACGACATCGCCATCGACGTCAAGGGCCTGAGCAAATCGTTCGGCGGCCGCGAGGTCGTGCACGATCTGTCGATGCAGGTGAAGCGCGGCTCGATCTACGGCTTCCTCGGGCCGAACGGCTCGGGCAAGACCACGACCATCCGCATCCTCTGCGGCCTGCTGACGCCCGATAGCGGCGAGGGCACCTGCCTCGGCTACGACATCCTGCGCGACGCCGAAAACATCAAGCGCCAGGTCGGCTACATGACCCAGCGCTTCAGCCTCTATCAGGACCTGTCCGTGCGTGAGAATCTCGAATTCGTCGCGCGGCTCTATGGCCTCGCTGACGCACGCGGTGCCGCACGCGAGATGATCAAGCGGCTCGGGCTGTCGGGCCGTGAGGAGCAGCTCGCCGGCGAGCTCTCCGGCGGGTGGAAGCAGCGGCTGGCACTCGGGGCCTGCACGCTGCCCAATCCGAAACTGTTGCTGCTGGACGAGCCGACCGCCGGCGTCGACCCGAAGGCACGGCGCGATTTCTGGAACGAGATCCATGCGCTCGCCGCCGATGGGCTCACCGTGCTGGTCTCCACCCATTACATGGACGAAGCCGAGCGCTGCCACGAGATCGCTTACATCGCCTATGGCCATCTGCTGGCCCGCGGCACCGTCGACGAGGTGATCGCGAAGTCGGCGCTGACGACCTACACCGTCACTGGCGAACTGGGCGGTCTCGCGGCCGAGCTCGACCATAAGCCAGGCGTCGACATGGTCGCCCCGTTCGGCACCTCGCTGCACGTCTCCGGCCGCGACGCTGCGGCGCTCGAAGCCAGCATCGCGCCGTGGCGCGAGAAGAACGGCTTGCACTGGCAGAAGTCGCATCCGTCGCTGGAAGACGTCTTCATCGAATTGATGAACCGCTCGAAGGATAATTTCCAATGA
- a CDS encoding ABC transporter permease produces MSTIRATGPVSEIRDRFGFLRRSYAMMAKEFIQLRRDRVSFAMIIAIPVMQLLLFGYAINTTPHHLPSAVLLQEDSDLARSVLKALENTAYFRFVYEVHDVEEFDNLLKSGKVLFGVEIPRGFERAVRRGDRPALLVAADASDPVAANSALGSLGMIVQTALQHDLYIGEAPAPPFEIRAHARYNPAAESRLNIVPGLVGTILTMTMLIFTALSVTREIERGTMESLLSMPIKPVEVMLGKIVPYILVGFIQAFLIVNIGVFLFGVPVLGNLLLLAALSTLFIAANLAIGYTFSTIAQNQLQAIQMSFMFFLPSLLLSGFMFPFAGMPAWAQYLGECLPLTHYLRIVRAIMLKGASMPNLRFDAAALAILMLVAMTVAVTRFRRTLD; encoded by the coding sequence ATGAGCACCATCCGCGCAACCGGTCCCGTATCGGAGATCCGCGACCGCTTTGGCTTCTTGCGCCGCTCCTATGCCATGATGGCGAAGGAATTCATTCAGCTCCGGCGGGACCGGGTCTCGTTCGCGATGATCATTGCGATCCCGGTGATGCAGCTGCTCTTGTTCGGGTATGCCATCAACACCACACCGCACCATCTGCCGAGCGCGGTGCTGCTGCAGGAGGACTCCGATCTCGCCCGCTCGGTCCTGAAGGCCTTGGAGAATACCGCCTATTTCCGCTTCGTCTATGAAGTGCACGACGTCGAGGAATTCGACAATCTGCTGAAGTCCGGCAAGGTGCTGTTCGGCGTCGAGATCCCGCGTGGCTTCGAACGGGCGGTGCGCCGCGGCGACAGACCGGCGCTGCTGGTCGCCGCGGATGCGTCCGATCCGGTCGCCGCCAACTCGGCGCTCGGCTCGCTCGGAATGATCGTGCAGACCGCGCTGCAGCACGATCTCTATATCGGCGAAGCGCCGGCCCCGCCGTTCGAGATCCGGGCGCATGCGCGCTATAATCCGGCGGCGGAATCGCGGCTCAACATCGTGCCGGGCCTGGTCGGCACCATCCTCACCATGACGATGCTGATCTTCACGGCGCTGTCGGTGACGCGTGAGATCGAGCGCGGCACCATGGAGAGCCTGTTGTCGATGCCGATCAAGCCGGTCGAGGTGATGCTCGGCAAGATCGTTCCCTACATCCTGGTCGGCTTCATCCAGGCTTTCCTGATCGTCAATATCGGCGTGTTCCTGTTCGGCGTGCCGGTGCTCGGCAATCTGCTGCTGCTGGCCGCTCTTTCGACCCTTTTCATCGCCGCAAACCTCGCGATCGGCTACACGTTCTCCACCATCGCCCAGAACCAACTGCAGGCGATACAGATGTCGTTCATGTTCTTCCTGCCGAGCCTGCTGTTGTCCGGCTTCATGTTCCCGTTCGCGGGCATGCCGGCCTGGGCGCAATATCTCGGCGAATGCCTGCCGTTGACGCACTATCTGCGCATCGTGCGTGCCATCATGCTGAAGGGCGCGTCCATGCCGAACCTGCGCTTCGATGCCGCTGCCCTTGCCATCCTGATGCTGGTCGCCATGACCGTCGCCGTGACACGCTTCCGCCGCACGCTGGATTGA
- a CDS encoding adenylate/guanylate cyclase domain-containing protein, with the protein MVSFADGKARQKAVLSEEFERELTREVLRTELLRVKALIATGLVMIVLLTATFVVDPAIVNRIWHGTEGMTREYALVAGFLLFEAWVHGQIKRNLELDRDLPVVRRYIGATIETSLPTLILILQIRSMGAGPALGFVLPLVYFIFVILSTLRLDFWLSTFTGFVAGAELLAVALYYNSASDTGEPLIYFHAVRSTVILVCGVLAGSVGAQLRRQFAASIAAATARDRVTNLFGQHVSPQVVERLMAEGTSVAGDLRRVAVMFVDFRGFTAGAQTRTPQEVVDRLDGAFAVLVDILDRHGGIVNKFLGDGFLALFGAPLEASDAAHRAVAAGRDMLTAMDHINAQTSWPLRIGIGVHFGEVVAGNIGSPRRKEYTVIGDTVNFASRLEALNKEFGSQLLISASVREALGDDVGDAVALGEVTVRGYEQPVAVFQLG; encoded by the coding sequence ATGGTCAGCTTTGCGGACGGGAAAGCCCGGCAGAAGGCCGTCTTGTCGGAGGAGTTCGAGCGCGAGCTGACGCGCGAAGTGCTGCGTACCGAGCTGCTGCGCGTGAAGGCGCTGATCGCCACCGGCCTGGTCATGATCGTCCTGCTCACCGCAACCTTCGTGGTCGATCCTGCCATCGTGAACCGGATCTGGCACGGGACGGAGGGCATGACCCGGGAATACGCCCTCGTGGCAGGTTTCCTGCTGTTCGAGGCGTGGGTTCACGGGCAGATCAAGCGAAACCTCGAGCTCGACCGCGACCTGCCGGTCGTCAGGCGCTATATCGGCGCAACCATTGAAACCTCGCTGCCGACGCTCATCCTGATCCTGCAGATCCGCAGCATGGGCGCTGGGCCCGCGCTCGGCTTCGTGTTGCCGCTGGTCTATTTCATCTTCGTCATTCTTTCGACGCTGCGGCTCGACTTCTGGCTGTCCACCTTCACGGGGTTCGTCGCCGGCGCCGAACTTCTGGCGGTTGCGCTGTACTACAATTCGGCCAGCGACACCGGCGAACCCTTGATCTACTTCCACGCCGTGCGCAGCACCGTCATCCTGGTCTGCGGCGTGCTGGCGGGCTCGGTCGGCGCGCAATTGCGTCGGCAATTTGCCGCGAGCATCGCGGCGGCCACCGCACGCGATCGGGTGACAAATCTGTTCGGCCAGCACGTCTCGCCGCAGGTGGTCGAGCGGCTGATGGCCGAGGGCACCAGCGTTGCCGGCGATCTCCGCCGTGTCGCCGTGATGTTCGTCGATTTCCGCGGCTTCACGGCAGGCGCCCAGACGCGCACGCCGCAGGAGGTAGTGGATAGGCTCGACGGCGCCTTCGCGGTGCTGGTCGACATCCTCGACCGTCATGGCGGCATCGTGAACAAGTTTCTCGGGGACGGCTTCCTGGCGCTGTTCGGCGCGCCGCTCGAAGCCTCCGATGCCGCCCATCGCGCGGTCGCTGCCGGCCGCGACATGCTGACGGCGATGGATCACATCAACGCGCAGACGAGCTGGCCGCTGCGGATCGGCATCGGCGTCCATTTCGGCGAGGTCGTCGCCGGCAATATCGGCTCGCCGCGACGCAAGGAGTACACGGTCATCGGCGACACCGTGAACTTCGCCTCGCGCCTGGAAGCGTTGAACAAGGAGTTCGGCTCCCAGCTCCTCATCTCCGCGTCCGTGCGCGAGGCGCTCGGCGATGACGTTGGGGATGCGGTCGCGCTCGGCGAGGTCACCGTGCGCGGTTACGAGCAGCCGGTTGCCGTGTTTCAACTGGGATGA
- a CDS encoding GntR family transcriptional regulator, giving the protein MNSASRDDRLPRYQRLRDDLAARINRNEWRPGEPIPSEAELGAHYGVAIGTVRKAIDQLVADAVLERQQGRGTFVRRARFNSSLFRFFRFQSESGERRVPKSRILRRKSVSATSAVASALRIPVGEPVISLSRLRLIDDVPLLAEEIWLQQSRFAKILEIDTAEFGDLLYPLYEERCGEVVVSAEEILTVETANEMQARLLRLEAHAPLIVIERLAFDLERQPIEWRRSRGPADRFRYHAEIR; this is encoded by the coding sequence ATGAATTCAGCCTCTCGCGACGACCGCCTGCCACGCTACCAGCGCCTGCGCGACGACCTCGCCGCGCGGATCAATCGCAATGAATGGCGCCCGGGCGAGCCGATCCCCTCGGAAGCCGAGCTCGGCGCCCATTACGGCGTCGCGATCGGCACCGTGCGCAAGGCGATCGACCAGCTCGTTGCCGACGCCGTGCTGGAGCGTCAGCAGGGCCGCGGCACTTTCGTGCGCCGGGCGCGCTTCAATTCGTCACTGTTCCGGTTCTTCCGCTTCCAGTCCGAGAGCGGCGAGCGGCGCGTGCCAAAGAGCCGTATCCTCAGGCGCAAGAGCGTCAGCGCGACGTCGGCCGTGGCCTCGGCGCTGCGCATTCCGGTCGGCGAGCCCGTCATCAGCCTGTCGCGCCTGCGCTTGATCGACGATGTGCCGTTGCTGGCCGAAGAGATCTGGCTGCAGCAATCGCGCTTCGCAAAGATTCTCGAGATCGACACCGCCGAGTTCGGCGACTTGCTGTATCCGCTCTACGAGGAGCGCTGCGGCGAGGTGGTCGTCTCCGCGGAAGAAATCCTGACGGTGGAGACTGCGAACGAGATGCAGGCGCGGCTATTGCGGCTCGAGGCTCATGCACCGCTGATCGTGATCGAGCGCCTTGCGTTCGATCTGGAGCGGCAGCCGATCGAATGGCGCCGCTCGCGCGGGCCGGCGGATCGCTTCCGCTATCACGCCGAGATCAGGTGA
- a CDS encoding MFS transporter has product MSNWYSESSPLERRTFWASFGGWALDALDVQMFGLAIPALIAAFGISKADAGLLGSVTLFFGAFGGWLGGALGDRFGRVKALQITVATFALATFACAFAMSYTQLLVLKAIQGIGFGAEWACGAVLMAEIIRPQHRGKALGSVQSAWAVGWGAAVLLSALVFTYAPADLGWRILFAIGLLPALLIIFIRRGLKEPPRAIAREAEAPFLATLSGIFHRDVLRSTLVGGLFGIGAHGGYAALTTFLPTFLREVRHLSVLGSSFYLAVIIVAFFCGCVASGFISDRVGRRANVAFFAAACIATVLVYIFVPLTNGQMLVLGFPLGFFSAGIPASMAALFSELYPAGVRGTGVGFCYNFGRVVSAAFPFLVGFLSDRIGLGPAIGIDAAFAYSLVLIAVLLLPETRGKVFEQTAATHA; this is encoded by the coding sequence ATGTCGAACTGGTACAGTGAGAGCTCGCCGCTGGAGCGGCGGACGTTCTGGGCAAGCTTTGGCGGCTGGGCGCTGGATGCGCTCGACGTCCAGATGTTCGGTCTTGCCATCCCTGCGCTGATCGCGGCCTTCGGCATCAGCAAGGCCGATGCGGGCCTGCTCGGCTCGGTTACGCTGTTCTTCGGCGCGTTCGGCGGCTGGCTCGGTGGTGCGCTCGGCGACCGCTTTGGCCGCGTCAAGGCGCTCCAGATCACGGTGGCCACATTCGCACTCGCGACTTTCGCCTGCGCATTCGCGATGAGCTACACCCAGCTTCTGGTGCTCAAGGCCATCCAAGGCATCGGCTTCGGCGCCGAATGGGCCTGCGGCGCGGTGCTGATGGCCGAGATCATCCGCCCCCAACATCGCGGCAAGGCGCTCGGCTCGGTGCAGAGCGCCTGGGCGGTCGGCTGGGGCGCCGCGGTGCTGCTGTCGGCGCTGGTGTTCACCTATGCGCCGGCGGATCTCGGCTGGCGGATCCTGTTTGCGATCGGGCTGCTGCCGGCGCTGCTCATCATTTTCATCCGCCGTGGCTTGAAGGAGCCGCCGCGCGCGATTGCTAGGGAAGCCGAGGCGCCGTTCCTCGCCACGCTGTCCGGCATTTTCCATCGCGACGTGCTGCGCTCGACCTTGGTCGGCGGACTCTTCGGCATCGGCGCGCATGGCGGTTATGCCGCGCTGACGACGTTCCTGCCGACCTTCTTGCGGGAGGTGCGGCACCTCTCGGTGCTCGGCTCCAGCTTCTACCTTGCCGTCATCATCGTCGCCTTCTTCTGCGGCTGCGTCGCGAGCGGTTTCATCAGCGACCGGGTCGGGCGCAGGGCCAATGTCGCGTTCTTTGCCGCCGCATGCATCGCCACCGTGCTGGTCTATATCTTCGTACCCCTGACCAATGGCCAGATGCTGGTACTCGGATTTCCGCTCGGCTTCTTCTCGGCCGGAATCCCCGCGAGCATGGCGGCGCTGTTCAGCGAGCTCTATCCGGCCGGCGTGCGCGGCACCGGTGTGGGCTTCTGCTACAATTTCGGCCGCGTCGTCTCCGCCGCATTTCCCTTCCTGGTCGGCTTTCTCAGCGACCGCATCGGCCTCGGGCCCGCGATCGGCATCGATGCGGCGTTTGCCTATTCGCTGGTGCTGATCGCGGTGCTGCTGCTGCCGGAAACCCGCGGCAAGGTGTTCGAGCAGACGGCGGCAACCCACGCCTGA